The segment AAGCGGGAGGCTATAAAGACCAATACGGGCAAGTGCATTTGGTCGACACTACTTGCACTCATATGGGCTGTGCGACTCATTGGAATGACGCCGAACGTTCATGGGATTGCCCTTGCCACGGTTCCCGTTTTTCTTATACGGGAGATGTATTGGAAGGGCCAGCAGTAAAGCCGCTTAAGAAAATTGAACAGGAATATTAAAAAAGCAGTACGGAGAGTTTCTCCGTACTGCTTTCTGCTTTTCGCTTCTGCTTTTCAGTGATTAAGCCGGGTTAGCTTCTAGTTCAAGTGAAATCTTGATGTCTTCGCCGACCATAACGCCGCCAGTTTCAAGAGCTTGGTTCCAAGTAAGGCCGAAATCTTTGCGGTTTACTTTGCCTTCTGCACTGAAAGCAACAACTTCTACGCCCCATGGGTTAGTGCCTTTGCCGCCGTATTCTACTTCAAAAGTAGCAGGGCGAGTGATTCCTTTGATTGTAAGGTCGCCAGTCAATTCGTATTCGTCGCCTTTTTTCGTGATTTCGTTAGCATTGAATGTGATTTCAGGGTATGTTTCAGCATCAAAGAAATCAGCAGAACGCAAGTGGTTGTCGCGGTCTGTGTTGTTTGTGTTAATGCTTGCTACGTCGATTTTGAAGTCGATCAAAGCGCCATTCAAGTCTTCTTCGTTTGCTTCAACTGTTGCGTCGAATGAAGTGAATGAGCCTTTTACTTTAGAGATCATCATATGTTTTACTGAGAAGCCGATTTCTGAGTGAGCTGCGTCGATTGTCCATTTTTTCATGTATAATTCCTCCTAAATATTCTATCTATCTTAACTATAGCGAAAAAAAGTCTCAATGTCAATAGGCTTTAATTAATAATTCTCGAATTCGAGATATTATTTTATCGGTCTTTAGAACGGAAGATACTGCTTTCGCTTGTCAAACCTTCAATAAAATTAGATACTAATAGAAGCGAAAAGTTAGAAGGGATTTGCTTTGGATGACGAAAGAACAATGGTTAAGTGATTTGCGCCGTTTTCTGGCTGACGATCACGTGAAA is part of the Planococcus shenhongbingii genome and harbors:
- a CDS encoding YceI family protein; protein product: MKKWTIDAAHSEIGFSVKHMMISKVKGSFTSFDATVEANEEDLNGALIDFKIDVASINTNNTDRDNHLRSADFFDAETYPEITFNANEITKKGDEYELTGDLTIKGITRPATFEVEYGGKGTNPWGVEVVAFSAEGKVNRKDFGLTWNQALETGGVMVGEDIKISLELEANPA